The Dokdonella koreensis DS-123 genome has a segment encoding these proteins:
- a CDS encoding DUF2274 domain-containing protein, which yields MGPLPKTESVKVTFACPAMLKADLDRYAALHAQTYGEAVDATTLIPHMLEAFMARDRAFKRQVQ from the coding sequence ATGGGGCCACTTCCGAAGACCGAGAGCGTCAAGGTGACTTTCGCGTGCCCGGCCATGCTCAAGGCCGACCTCGACCGCTATGCGGCGCTGCACGCGCAGACCTACGGCGAGGCGGTGGACGCGACCACGCTGATCCCGCACATGCTGGAGGCGTTCATGGCGCGGGATCGTGCGTTCAAACGTCAGGTCCAATAG
- the radC gene encoding RadC family protein — protein sequence MLTVKGCVCLHAGGLRPSLTPDCLRCAVWGAGAGQFRPSNRSTKMSHESNSLATSLMVRDAAGRRYRPATDAQIIEAARQVVDRKMQRGEAFTSAADVETFLQTKLAGLEHEVFAVLFLDQRHRLIEYAELFRGTVHEAHVYLREVVKLALRLNAAAVIVAHNHPSGDPTPGGADQSVTCRLKEALALVDVRLLDHIIIGGRSSVSMARRGLI from the coding sequence GTGCTCACCGTCAAGGGCTGCGTGTGCCTGCACGCTGGCGGCCTGCGGCCGTCTTTGACCCCTGACTGCTTGCGCTGCGCCGTGTGGGGCGCCGGTGCCGGGCAATTCCGCCCGAGCAACCGGAGCACGAAGATGTCGCACGAATCCAATTCGCTGGCTACCTCGTTGATGGTGCGGGACGCAGCAGGCCGTCGCTATCGTCCGGCAACCGATGCGCAGATCATCGAAGCGGCGCGCCAAGTGGTCGACCGCAAGATGCAGCGGGGCGAGGCGTTCACGTCGGCAGCCGATGTCGAGACCTTCTTGCAGACCAAACTGGCCGGCCTGGAGCACGAAGTGTTCGCGGTGCTCTTCCTCGATCAGAGGCATCGGCTGATCGAGTACGCCGAACTGTTCCGCGGCACGGTCCATGAGGCGCACGTATACCTGCGCGAAGTCGTCAAGCTGGCGTTGCGGCTCAATGCGGCGGCGGTGATCGTCGCTCACAACCACCCGAGTGGCGATCCGACACCGGGTGGCGCGGACCAGTCAGTCACCTGTCGCCTCAAGGAGGCGCTCGCGCTGGTGGACGTGCGACTGCTCGATCACATCATCATCGGCGGACGGTCTTCGGTGTCTATGGCTCGGCGTGGCCTGATCTGA
- a CDS encoding RelA/SpoT domain-containing protein produces MTGNPIPSLARYEVVVEPHRRALKRLVLEWDFFVRDVSNLNVFSVSDRVKRYERAVAKSALLDIPIDMLDDLAGLRVVVGTLAEVPIVMRFLTRQEVSKDLKIIKSVKIEHETGYRATHVVVEKRSDYQASAYPGRVEVQIHTIFQQAFNFLSRNWSYKQPWQVSPDWSDEFVELSRLLTAIDHKAHALHLRQADFQVATDESALTPYSYQAIVKSEFGEDIAVDDAVDACRMYVDLGYPTNAHLRRHFRDPRIADLYTLVECRAAVSETSAILAKMGRSGFWSSFGIKIGSPDLKKFFQLC; encoded by the coding sequence ATGACAGGAAACCCTATTCCCTCGCTCGCGCGCTACGAGGTCGTGGTCGAGCCCCATCGGCGGGCCCTCAAGAGGCTCGTACTTGAGTGGGACTTCTTCGTTAGAGATGTCAGCAATCTCAACGTGTTTTCGGTTTCTGATCGCGTCAAGCGGTACGAGCGCGCGGTAGCCAAGTCGGCGCTCCTCGATATCCCCATCGACATGCTCGATGACCTGGCCGGCCTGCGCGTAGTAGTCGGAACCTTGGCCGAGGTCCCCATCGTCATGCGATTTCTCACTCGGCAGGAGGTCAGCAAAGACCTCAAGATCATCAAGAGCGTCAAGATCGAGCACGAGACCGGTTATCGAGCGACCCATGTAGTGGTCGAGAAGCGCTCCGACTACCAGGCGTCGGCTTATCCCGGCAGGGTTGAAGTTCAGATCCACACGATCTTCCAGCAGGCCTTCAATTTCCTTTCCCGCAACTGGAGCTACAAGCAGCCGTGGCAGGTCTCGCCGGATTGGTCGGATGAGTTCGTTGAGCTGTCCCGTCTTCTCACCGCAATCGATCACAAGGCACATGCACTGCACCTAAGACAAGCCGACTTCCAGGTCGCGACTGATGAATCGGCGCTTACGCCCTATTCCTATCAGGCGATTGTGAAATCGGAGTTTGGAGAGGACATTGCGGTTGATGACGCGGTGGATGCATGTCGTATGTATGTGGACCTTGGCTATCCAACCAACGCACACCTGCGCCGGCACTTCCGCGACCCCAGAATCGCCGACCTTTATACCCTCGTAGAGTGCAGAGCAGCCGTCTCCGAGACTAGCGCCATCCTCGCCAAAATGGGACGTAGTGGGTTCTGGTCTTCATTCGGCATCAAGATCGGATCGCCTGATCTGAAGAAGTTCTTCCAACTTTGCTGA
- a CDS encoding sensor histidine kinase, protein MLGDQLIKNERVALVELIKNAYDADASWVKVSFDGFDSTFRGNADSRIVIEDDGVGMTPDIIENHWANPATPIKLQDKHAQRGITKKGRVIQGEKGIGRFALLKLGRTITLTTRASRASAEQVLILDVSGYNTDFIDENKNALFLDDVRLSLREVEPAQQISTQVMELGVKSMRRPRHGTRIEISHLTSTWSKKKVDEVYLDLMRLQSIFNLGGEDDEPEDPFEIVIYRNGTYEPFADVRQQDLANLLKSRAVFHIEGRFDAVTESFKFTVDGRPQQIALTDPVLTGMRIFRDNFGTSLDRRTQCGPFRFEFYVFDFGADAGTKYRLDNDDKELLRQHRIYLYRDGIRVYPYGDPDDDWLLIDVRRGTVKASEFLSNDQVVGHVNITQAGNPDLRDKTSREGLVDTGDPTADFRALLQIFLAWVRKDPYAKYKIKHQRSEDVVVFKENAVQASLDEAAEAAKQAGTPTEVREKLDTAARQYKRERRYLVHRAETTEHLAGVGLSVESATHDLTLAMRTAMSATDALIAQAQRGGAIDPEALKRELLSIRGSLAFIADQLKDMQLLFKSTKQRRKDIVVFELVQKVERLFGALLDKASIEVTIEQAGSPLVAKTTDAVLLQVLLNLFDNALYWLKGIPEPRKIEILLDGDRGLLFFADNGPGIRADDVPYIFDAFYSGKAEEGRGLGLYIARQLLDRHDYGIEVADKSERLLPGANFVVSFVKGDGE, encoded by the coding sequence ATGCTGGGTGACCAGCTGATCAAGAATGAGCGTGTGGCGCTGGTGGAGCTGATCAAGAATGCTTATGACGCCGACGCCAGTTGGGTGAAGGTCAGTTTCGACGGATTCGACTCCACCTTCCGCGGCAACGCCGACTCCAGGATCGTGATCGAAGACGACGGCGTTGGAATGACGCCAGACATCATCGAGAACCATTGGGCCAACCCGGCTACACCTATCAAGCTGCAGGACAAGCATGCCCAGCGCGGCATCACGAAGAAGGGGCGCGTGATCCAGGGCGAAAAAGGGATCGGCCGATTCGCTCTGCTCAAGCTCGGACGCACGATCACGCTTACCACGAGGGCCAGTCGCGCCAGCGCTGAGCAGGTACTGATCCTCGACGTTTCTGGATACAACACGGATTTTATCGACGAAAATAAGAACGCCTTGTTCCTGGACGACGTGCGTCTGTCGCTGCGCGAGGTCGAGCCAGCGCAGCAGATCAGCACGCAAGTCATGGAGCTGGGTGTGAAGTCGATGCGTCGGCCTCGCCACGGCACACGCATCGAGATCAGTCATCTCACTAGCACGTGGTCCAAGAAGAAGGTGGACGAGGTATATCTGGATCTGATGCGCTTGCAGTCGATCTTCAACCTTGGCGGCGAGGATGACGAACCGGAAGACCCTTTCGAGATTGTCATCTATCGTAACGGTACCTACGAACCGTTCGCTGACGTGCGCCAGCAGGATTTGGCGAATCTGCTGAAGAGCCGCGCCGTATTCCATATAGAAGGACGCTTCGATGCGGTCACGGAGAGCTTTAAGTTCACCGTTGACGGACGGCCGCAGCAAATAGCGCTGACCGATCCGGTACTGACAGGCATGCGGATTTTCCGCGATAACTTTGGTACGTCACTCGACCGACGGACGCAATGTGGCCCATTCCGATTCGAATTCTATGTCTTCGATTTTGGTGCCGACGCTGGCACAAAGTATCGGTTGGACAACGACGACAAAGAGCTGCTCCGGCAGCACCGCATCTATCTTTATCGAGATGGCATCCGCGTATATCCCTACGGCGACCCGGATGACGACTGGCTGTTGATTGATGTTCGGCGTGGTACCGTCAAGGCCAGTGAATTCCTGAGCAACGACCAGGTTGTCGGCCATGTGAACATCACGCAGGCCGGCAACCCGGACCTGCGCGACAAGACCAGCCGCGAAGGCTTGGTGGATACTGGCGATCCCACCGCTGATTTCCGGGCCCTCCTGCAGATATTTCTGGCGTGGGTACGCAAGGACCCGTACGCCAAGTACAAGATCAAGCACCAGCGCAGCGAAGATGTCGTCGTGTTCAAGGAGAACGCGGTGCAAGCCTCGCTGGACGAAGCCGCCGAAGCGGCCAAGCAGGCAGGTACACCGACGGAAGTTCGCGAGAAGCTGGACACGGCGGCTCGTCAGTACAAACGGGAACGACGCTACCTCGTCCATCGAGCCGAGACGACCGAGCACTTGGCAGGCGTCGGCTTGTCAGTGGAATCCGCCACGCATGACCTGACCTTGGCCATGCGAACTGCGATGTCCGCGACCGACGCACTCATCGCCCAGGCGCAACGCGGCGGCGCGATCGACCCGGAGGCATTGAAGCGTGAATTGCTGTCGATCCGCGGAAGCCTGGCCTTCATCGCAGACCAGCTCAAGGACATGCAATTGCTGTTCAAGAGCACCAAGCAACGGCGCAAGGACATTGTTGTCTTCGAACTGGTCCAGAAGGTCGAGCGCTTGTTCGGCGCGCTGCTAGATAAAGCCAGCATCGAGGTGACCATCGAGCAGGCCGGCAGTCCACTGGTCGCCAAGACAACCGATGCGGTATTGCTTCAGGTGCTCCTCAACCTATTCGACAACGCGCTCTATTGGCTTAAGGGTATTCCTGAGCCGCGCAAGATTGAGATCTTATTAGACGGCGACCGAGGGCTGCTGTTCTTCGCCGACAACGGGCCTGGCATTCGTGCCGATGACGTGCCTTACATTTTCGATGCGTTCTATTCAGGTAAGGCGGAAGAAGGTCGTGGCTTGGGCTTGTACATAGCGCGGCAGCTGCTCGACCGCCATGACTACGGGATTGAGGTCGCCGACAAATCCGAGCGCCTTTTGCCCGGCGCGAATTTTGTGGTGTCGTTCGTCAAGGGGGATGGAGAATGA
- a CDS encoding class I SAM-dependent methyltransferase, translating into MNMPLLHRDWMERIGGAMQFVEVTSPAQVRARRLVDAPLSGHWDQADTPEPRLHRIHAYPAKFPAFLTGRALAYGAAQGMRIKRVGDVFCGCGTVAHEARRAGLAFWGCDVNPVATLIARTKSTPCSGTAVRKRSDAIVQAMRTASRRHGLTEPAARRLRRWFAPKSFEDLARLRNAIKAEVPARSKYRPVFYCAFSAILKSCSRWQQRAIKPALDPDKMPQDVRKAFLEQVELMAQAFDEAGDAAAPGPMPDIWHANVLTVTAPAQPVDLIVTSPPYVTSYEYADLHQLSSLWLGYAQDYRELRIGSIGSSQHALNFRRGHAALNHIGRQIVFTLYSQDSAAAEAVANYFLDMQRVAERCLEFLSTKGMAMFVIGNTYYRGVEIDNAAHLTEALLQAGFRSVRAARRRISNKCATPYRDGVGRYTRSRTPRPLYAEEFVLIAHI; encoded by the coding sequence ATGAATATGCCACTGCTGCACCGTGACTGGATGGAGCGGATTGGGGGGGCGATGCAGTTCGTGGAGGTGACATCGCCAGCACAGGTGCGCGCGCGCCGGCTTGTTGACGCGCCCTTGTCCGGCCATTGGGATCAGGCCGACACGCCCGAGCCCAGGCTGCACCGTATCCATGCCTATCCCGCGAAGTTTCCGGCCTTCCTAACCGGGCGTGCCTTGGCCTACGGCGCAGCCCAAGGTATGCGTATCAAGCGCGTAGGGGACGTGTTCTGCGGCTGCGGCACCGTGGCCCATGAAGCACGGCGTGCCGGGCTTGCGTTCTGGGGCTGCGATGTCAATCCGGTAGCGACGCTGATCGCGCGCACCAAAAGCACCCCTTGCTCAGGGACGGCAGTGCGTAAGCGCAGCGACGCCATTGTCCAGGCCATGCGTACCGCGTCTCGCCGGCACGGATTGACCGAACCGGCTGCCCGGCGCCTCCGCCGCTGGTTTGCACCCAAATCGTTCGAGGACTTGGCGCGCCTGCGTAACGCGATCAAAGCGGAGGTGCCTGCGCGGTCCAAGTACCGGCCAGTCTTCTATTGCGCGTTCTCGGCGATTCTGAAGAGCTGCTCGCGCTGGCAGCAGCGCGCCATCAAGCCTGCGCTCGATCCGGACAAGATGCCGCAGGATGTACGCAAAGCCTTCCTGGAACAGGTCGAGTTGATGGCGCAGGCCTTCGACGAAGCCGGCGACGCCGCTGCCCCGGGCCCTATGCCGGACATTTGGCACGCCAACGTACTCACCGTGACGGCCCCCGCGCAGCCAGTGGACCTGATCGTGACCAGCCCGCCGTACGTCACCTCCTATGAATACGCGGACCTGCACCAGCTCTCGTCGTTGTGGCTGGGTTACGCGCAAGACTACCGCGAGCTGCGCATTGGGTCGATCGGCAGCAGCCAGCATGCGCTGAACTTCAGGCGCGGCCATGCCGCGCTCAACCACATCGGCCGGCAGATCGTATTCACGCTGTATTCCCAGGATTCGGCTGCCGCCGAGGCGGTCGCCAACTACTTCCTGGACATGCAGCGTGTGGCCGAGCGGTGTCTCGAGTTCCTTTCGACGAAAGGCATGGCGATGTTCGTGATCGGCAATACCTACTATCGCGGCGTCGAGATCGATAACGCTGCGCATTTGACTGAGGCCTTGTTGCAGGCGGGCTTCCGCTCCGTGCGCGCTGCGCGCCGGCGCATCTCCAACAAATGCGCAACGCCCTATCGTGATGGGGTGGGGCGCTACACCCGATCGCGTACTCCGCGTCCACTGTATGCTGAAGAATTCGTTCTAATTGCCCATATATGA
- a CDS encoding helix-turn-helix domain-containing protein, whose amino-acid sequence MKPTSSPDPAQLVLRARTALGLSQRDFGARVSKSQGLVSKYESGRVAPPAHIVIHCMNILGESVLPQPSAIQGWDAVHTALAQLQRALASVTPTSRRSQRTI is encoded by the coding sequence ATGAAGCCTACATCCTCGCCTGATCCGGCACAACTTGTCTTGCGCGCTCGCACAGCTTTAGGGTTATCGCAGCGCGATTTCGGGGCGCGGGTGAGCAAAAGTCAGGGTCTCGTCAGCAAGTACGAGAGCGGCCGGGTCGCGCCTCCCGCGCATATCGTGATTCATTGTATGAATATATTGGGCGAGAGCGTTCTCCCGCAGCCTAGTGCAATCCAGGGCTGGGACGCTGTGCACACCGCATTAGCTCAACTCCAGCGGGCGCTGGCATCTGTGACCCCGACTTCGCGCCGATCTCAGCGCACGATATGA
- a CDS encoding Dyp-type peroxidase: MPSRPAPISATKQALDTEPQYIDAPLSVAAAFLVLAIKDDDASLATARSVLGSTDDLIKSITVRDISHTFTCNVGIAHRVWHPLTGRPLPKELRPFKEIKGAKHTAVSTPGDLLYHIRAPSMDLVVEFEKILLEAFGDAAVPLDDVAGFRYFDGRDLLEFVDGTANPDGLALPAATIVGEEDPDYAGGSYVVIQKYLHDLAAWRALKVETQEQIIGRTKHGNTELPDAPAPDQKSHKTLCTITDAQGEHDILRDNMPFATPGRGEYGTYFIGYSRYLWVIEKMLEHMFIGDPPPLHDRVLDFSKAMTGVVFFAPARPLLADLGD; this comes from the coding sequence GTGCCCTCCCGCCCCGCGCCGATCTCCGCGACGAAGCAGGCGCTCGACACCGAGCCGCAGTACATCGATGCGCCGCTATCGGTCGCCGCCGCCTTCCTCGTCCTGGCGATCAAGGACGACGACGCGTCCCTGGCGACCGCACGTTCGGTGCTGGGCAGCACGGACGACCTGATCAAGAGCATCACCGTCCGCGACATCAGCCACACGTTCACCTGCAACGTCGGTATCGCTCACCGTGTCTGGCATCCACTGACCGGCCGGCCCTTGCCCAAGGAGCTGAGGCCGTTCAAGGAAATCAAAGGCGCCAAGCACACCGCCGTGTCCACGCCCGGCGACCTGCTCTACCACATCCGCGCCCCGTCCATGGACCTGGTCGTCGAGTTCGAGAAGATCCTTCTGGAGGCCTTCGGCGACGCGGCCGTTCCACTGGATGACGTAGCCGGCTTTCGCTACTTCGACGGCCGCGACCTGCTCGAGTTCGTCGATGGCACCGCGAACCCGGACGGGCTGGCGCTGCCTGCGGCTACGATCGTCGGCGAGGAGGACCCGGACTACGCCGGTGGCAGCTACGTGGTGATTCAGAAGTATCTGCACGACCTGGCGGCGTGGCGTGCTCTGAAGGTGGAGACGCAGGAGCAGATCATCGGACGCACGAAACATGGCAACACCGAACTGCCCGATGCACCGGCGCCCGATCAGAAATCCCACAAGACACTGTGCACGATCACCGACGCGCAGGGCGAGCACGACATCCTGCGCGACAACATGCCTTTCGCCACCCCGGGTCGCGGCGAGTACGGCACCTATTTCATCGGCTACTCGCGATACCTGTGGGTGATCGAGAAGATGCTCGAACACATGTTCATCGGCGATCCGCCGCCCCTGCACGACCGCGTCCTGGATTTCTCGAAAGCCATGACCGGTGTCGTGTTCTTCGCGCCCGCACGCCCGCTTCTCGCGGACCTGGGCGACTGA
- a CDS encoding tetratricopeptide repeat protein codes for MIRRSLLLPLLVVLLAGCDPVQKTTTGAAAAPDAAVPLFDTFGDLHRDVGTRVPTAQRYFDQGLRMAYGFNHEAAGRAFAEAARLDPDCAMCVWGQALVLGPNINLPMDPALAKDATAFAAQAARLSGSARPADRALIQALQARYADPAPEDRQPLDRAYAEAMAHVVTQFPDDDDAATLYTEALMDLSPWAYWENDGAPAQFTARILGELERVLARNPRHIGAMHYYIHATEASPAPERALPYADALAALAPGSGHLVHMPAHTYIRVGRYHDATLTNFAATTADKDFLAVCRGSNGVYPLGYVPHNWHFVTMTTSLTGSRTLALQAAGQTAQRADRAAMGQPPMEFMQQYVVAPPLVQVRFGDWDAILSDSSAPPELPYPAAIRHFARGMAHVRKGALAEAGREADALHAIARDPAMATVSFFDINHADTVLRVADALLRGELLRAQGEHPQAIAALREAAAVEDTLAYNEPADWPLPVRPYLGAALLEAGDANGAAEAFGHDLKTYPDNGWSLFGLAQAQRELGQADAAHETARRQAAAWQWADAPLTAARY; via the coding sequence ATGATTCGTCGATCCTTGCTGCTGCCGCTGCTGGTGGTCCTGCTGGCCGGCTGCGATCCGGTGCAGAAAACGACCACCGGTGCCGCTGCCGCTCCCGATGCCGCCGTCCCGCTGTTCGACACCTTCGGCGACCTGCACCGTGATGTGGGCACGCGCGTGCCCACGGCCCAGCGCTACTTCGACCAGGGCCTGCGCATGGCCTACGGCTTCAACCACGAGGCGGCCGGGCGCGCCTTCGCCGAGGCGGCGCGGCTCGACCCGGACTGCGCGATGTGCGTATGGGGCCAGGCCCTGGTGCTGGGGCCCAACATCAACCTGCCGATGGATCCGGCGCTGGCGAAGGACGCCACCGCCTTCGCCGCGCAGGCGGCGCGCCTCTCCGGATCGGCGCGCCCGGCCGACCGTGCACTGATCCAGGCGCTGCAGGCGCGCTACGCCGACCCGGCGCCGGAGGACCGCCAGCCACTGGATCGCGCCTACGCCGAGGCGATGGCCCACGTGGTCACGCAGTTCCCCGACGACGACGATGCGGCGACCCTGTACACGGAAGCGTTGATGGACCTCTCGCCCTGGGCGTACTGGGAGAACGATGGCGCCCCGGCGCAGTTCACTGCGCGCATCCTCGGCGAACTGGAACGCGTGCTGGCGCGAAACCCACGCCACATCGGTGCGATGCACTACTACATCCACGCCACCGAGGCCTCGCCCGCGCCCGAGCGCGCCCTGCCCTATGCCGATGCGCTGGCCGCGCTCGCACCCGGCTCCGGCCACCTCGTGCACATGCCCGCGCATACCTACATCCGCGTCGGCCGCTACCACGACGCGACGCTGACCAACTTCGCCGCGACCACCGCGGACAAGGATTTCCTGGCGGTGTGCCGCGGCAGCAACGGGGTCTACCCGCTGGGCTACGTGCCGCACAACTGGCACTTCGTCACGATGACCACCAGCCTGACCGGATCACGCACGCTGGCGCTGCAAGCGGCGGGACAGACCGCCCAGCGCGCGGACCGCGCCGCGATGGGCCAGCCGCCGATGGAATTCATGCAGCAGTACGTGGTGGCGCCCCCGCTGGTCCAGGTCCGGTTCGGCGACTGGGACGCGATCCTGTCCGATTCCAGCGCACCACCGGAGCTGCCCTACCCCGCCGCGATCCGGCACTTCGCCCGCGGCATGGCCCACGTGCGCAAGGGCGCATTGGCCGAGGCCGGGCGTGAAGCCGACGCCTTGCATGCAATCGCGCGCGACCCGGCCATGGCGACGGTGAGCTTCTTCGACATCAACCACGCCGACACCGTGCTGCGCGTCGCCGACGCCCTGCTGCGCGGGGAACTGCTGCGTGCGCAGGGCGAGCACCCGCAGGCCATCGCCGCGTTGCGCGAAGCGGCGGCCGTCGAGGACACCCTGGCCTACAACGAACCGGCGGACTGGCCGCTGCCGGTCCGGCCCTACCTGGGCGCCGCGCTGCTGGAAGCAGGCGATGCGAACGGCGCAGCGGAAGCGTTCGGCCACGACCTGAAGACCTATCCGGACAACGGCTGGTCGCTGTTCGGCCTGGCGCAGGCGCAACGCGAACTCGGGCAGGCCGATGCCGCGCACGAAACGGCGCGTCGGCAGGCGGCCGCGTGGCAGTGGGCAGACGCACCGCTGACTGCGGCACGCTACTGA
- a CDS encoding DUF2306 domain-containing protein: MNEQARPTMGRVQPQPAPVEDRVLRGVGRFYRFAALAGLAAFGSYIILRAAGATFKNFEQWHTLVAGLPMPTVSDWIANIGIGVHFVTGAVLVLAWPILFSARIRARHRAVHRWTGRVYVSAGVLAGIGGLSFILTHGAYTRSASIAFGLWGAVLTLSAVMAYVHARAKRFDLHRAWVIRLFAMVLGAWLFDLEFRAWKDLAGGIGIGKGGASGPFDQAILYLFFVPNLVIAEFFIRNAHRRIVLPRRLTWPAVAVLAVTGLVFAYAILAVSATPTGKYGKHLLQLVPR; this comes from the coding sequence GTGAACGAGCAAGCCAGGCCGACCATGGGCCGGGTCCAGCCCCAGCCCGCTCCCGTCGAAGACCGCGTGCTCCGCGGGGTCGGCCGCTTCTACCGGTTCGCGGCCCTGGCGGGCCTGGCGGCGTTCGGCAGCTACATCATTCTCCGGGCGGCCGGCGCCACGTTCAAGAATTTCGAACAGTGGCACACCCTGGTGGCAGGCCTGCCGATGCCGACGGTGTCCGACTGGATCGCCAACATCGGCATCGGCGTGCACTTCGTCACGGGCGCGGTACTGGTGCTGGCCTGGCCGATCCTGTTCTCGGCCCGGATCCGGGCCCGCCATCGCGCCGTGCACCGCTGGACCGGCCGGGTCTACGTGAGCGCGGGTGTCCTGGCGGGGATCGGCGGCCTGTCGTTCATTCTGACCCACGGCGCCTACACCCGGTCGGCCTCCATTGCATTCGGCCTCTGGGGGGCGGTGCTGACGTTGAGTGCGGTGATGGCGTACGTCCATGCCCGCGCGAAACGGTTCGACCTGCACCGGGCGTGGGTCATCCGCCTGTTCGCGATGGTGCTCGGCGCGTGGCTGTTCGATCTCGAATTCCGGGCCTGGAAGGACCTTGCCGGTGGCATCGGTATCGGCAAGGGCGGCGCGAGCGGGCCGTTCGACCAGGCGATCCTGTACCTCTTCTTCGTCCCCAACCTGGTGATCGCGGAGTTCTTCATCCGCAACGCGCACCGGCGGATCGTCCTGCCACGCCGCCTGACGTGGCCGGCCGTGGCCGTGCTCGCAGTCACCGGGCTGGTTTTCGCCTATGCGATCCTTGCGGTCAGCGCCACCCCCACCGGGAAATACGGAAAGCACCTGTTGCAGCTCGTACCCCGCTGA